AGTATAAACAGTGGTTTGACCAGAATATTATTTGGTCCTACTTTGACTCCTGGTATCCATGGACAAGGCTGGGCTATACATACGATTATGCGGACAACGGCACAGAATACGGCCTCAGCGAATTTTTGGTAAATCAGAATTCTACAGTAGATGTGGAATTTACTTATACTGTAGATGAAATGGTAGAATATTTAAAAGGAATAAAATAAAAACAAGCTGTTTAAAAATCATTTGTCGGGCAATACTCCTGATATCAATAAAAGGAAAAGAGATAAGATATCAGGAGGAAAGCCTTATGGGAAAAGATAGAGAGCAGGACAAATGTACGCAGATCATTGAAAGAGGAGACTTGTTTTATGCAGATCTGTCTCCTGTAACTGGTTCAGAGCAGGGAGGCGTAAGGCCGGTAGTCGTAATACAAAATAATGTGGGAAATAAGTACAGCCCAACAGTAATTGTAACTGTAATGACCAGCAAAATGACAAAGGCTATGCTGCCCACCCATGTTTATCTGAAAGAAGAGACATCCGGGTTAAAGCAGGATTCTGTGGTGCTGACAGAGCAGATAAGAACCATTGACAAAAACAGGCTGAGGGAATACATAGGACATTTGGGGGAAATCCAGATGGAACATGTGGATAAGGCTTTAGCAATAAGCTTAGGATGTGTATTTCAGACTATGGCAGGAAGAAAATACCGCACAGCGTAACTTATTTTTAAATACCCTTATATTTTACGGCATGTAAAAAACATGATGCAGAATATAAGGGTATTTTTTCTTGCTTTTTGCTGTTGTTATTGATAAAATTGAAATATTAAGGGGAATTCAGGGGCAATATTCAGTCATATTTACATAATTATATAAAAAATGTGATTTGGCAGATAATAAGGAAGGAGAATGGCATATGCAGCTTCAGCATTTAAAGTATTTTCTTCAGATAGCAGAAACAGGGAGTATGAATAAAGCGGCGGATCAGCTTTTTGTTTCTCAGCCAAGTCTAAGTAAAGTAATATCCTGTATGGAAGCTGAGCTGAATATAAAAATTTTTGAGAGAAATAACAGAGGTGTTTCTTTAACAGAGGACGGAAAAAAGTTATATATGTATACAAAGAATATCTTAAATCAGTTTGACTTGATTTCTAAGATTTCCACAGAGGAAATTCCCAGCGTAATATCTGTATCTGTATATCCAAATCTGCTTTCCACCAGCCTTCTCAGCCAATATTATAGCCTGTATCAAGGAAAAAATATTATTTTTACTTTGCGGGAATCCCGGATTAACCAGATTGCGGAAGATGTATCCGGCCTTCGCTCGGAGATTGGCGTGCTGCATATTAATAATGCCCAGAGTAAGGAGGTTTACCGTCTTCTGGATTATCATAACCTGGAGTTTCATCTAGTAGCCACAGACACCTGGTATGCAGTAGTGGGGCCTAATAATCCTCTGTTTCACAGCTCTGCTGTCAATATGCGCCAGCTGTTGAATTATACGGTAGTACGGCCGCCGGATGATTACTTTTCAGCCTTAACTACATATCTGATTATAGACGGGGTTAGTTTGTCAGAATTTAAAAGAGCAGTTTATTTAAACAATGGCGCCGCCACCATTAATCTGATGAAGGAAACAGACATTTTTGCTTTCAGCCTGTGGCTTAGCAGACCTGATTATGAACGGCACGGCTTAAAAGTAATTCCCATTGAAAACTGTGACGTCAGCGTAGAAATGGGCTGGATTAAACGGTGTAAGGAAAGATTATCTTCAGAAGCTCAGACTTTTGTCAGCCTGCTTCAGAAGTATTACGGAAAGGAGAAAATATAGGAGAATCAACAATAGGTTTTTGGTTATGCCTTCAGGTTATAACCAGCGTATGAAGCTTTTGTATTATGCTGTTTTATCTGTTTATGTTAAGATAAAAATATAAAAAATCACACAATAAGAGCCTGAAATCAGGTATTGAGCGCTTATAACAGTAAAAGTCAGATGATTACAATATAAGCACAAAAGTGAGATAAAAACAGATAAGGAGGATATAAGTTATGGCAAACAAATATGTTCCGGAACCTTTCCGAATTAAAATGGTGGAGCCGATCAAGATGTTGACCAGACAGGAAAGAGAAGAGAAAATAAAGGAAGCCCATTATAATATGTTTGGCCTGAAGGGGGAGGATTGTTATATTGATTTGCTTACCGACTCAGGCACAAATGCAATGAGCTCCTTTCAGTGGGCCGGGGTTATGCAGGGGGATGAAGCATATGCCGGGGCTTCCAGTTACTATCGTTTAAGGGCAGCAGGCCAGGACATTTTTGGTTACCAATATATTCAGCCTGTCCATCAGGGGAGAGCTGCTGAAAAAGTACTGTTTCCGGTTCTTTTAGGCCCTGGAAAATTTGCTGTTTCTAATATGTTTTTTGACACTACAAGGGCTCATGTAGAGCTGGCCGGAGCCAGAGCAATTGACTGTGTAGTAGAAGAAGCCAAAAATCCGGCTAAAAGAGCTCCCTTTAAGGGCAACATGGATGTAAAGAAGCTGGAGGAACTAATTTTAGAGCATGGGGCTGAAAATATAGGTTTAGTAGTTATGACAATTACCAATAATTCAGCGGGAGGTCAGCCGGTTTCTCTGGAAAATATGCGGCAGGTTTCACAGATCTGCAAGAAATATAATATTCCTTTAGATATAGACGCCGCCCGTTTTGCGGAAAACGCCTACTTTGTAAAGCGGGATGAAGAGGAATGTAAAAACATGAGCATAAAGGAGATTATCCGCTGCATGTTCAGCTATGGAGATATGTTTACAATGTCTGCCAAAAAGGACGGAATTGTAAATATTGGCGGACTAATCGGAATCAAGGATGAAAAATCGCCGCTGATTTTAAAAATTAAGGCAAATTGTATTAGTTATGAGGGATTTTATACATATGGCGGACTGGCAGGACGAGATATGGAGGCTTTGGCTATTGGTCTTTATGAGGGGATAAACGACGATTATCTGGAGTACCGTATCGGTCAGATGGAGTATTTAGCATCCAGGCTGGATGATGCAGGCATTGCTTATCAGTCGCCGGTTGGAGGCCACGGCGTATTTGTAGACGCTGCCGCTATGTTCCCGCAGATTCCCTATTATGAATTCCCAGGTCAGGTGCTGGGCGTTGAGCTTTATAAAGAAGCGGGAATCAGGGCCTGCGACATTGGCTCCTATATGCTGGGCAACGACCCGGATACAGGAAAACAGCTTCATGCTGATTTTGAATTTACCAGGCTGGCAATTCCCAGAAGAGTATACACTCAGGCTCATTTAGACATTATAGCGGACGCCTTAATTGCCATTAAAGAGCGGGCCGGCCAGATTAACCATGGCTACCGTATTACATGGGAGCCTCCGATTTTAAGACATTTTCAGGCACATCTGGAGCCTGTGCAGCAGTAAAAATCCAGATATGGTAGGCGGTATAAATTTAAAAGTGAAAAGGAGTGAAAAGTATGAACACATTTTTATCAGTAATTCCACCAGTTGTGGTAATTGTACTTGCCCTTTGCAGCAAAAACGTTTTGGCATCCCTGTTTGTAGGAATCGTAATTGGCTCTGTAATTCTCAACGGAGCAGGGTTTATCCCGCCTATTGTAGATGAATACTTTATCAGGGGAATCGGCAGCAACGGCAGTATTTTAATGTGTATGATGCTGTTAGGCATTATGCTGAACTTTATTAAGCAGGGAGGCGGCTTTAAGGCCTTTGCAGAGTGGTCGGAGAAAAGGATCAAAAGCTCCAGACAGACGGCAATCTCCATCTTCTTCATCAGCCTTCTTCTGGGAGTAGCAGGTTCTCTGGGACAAATCAGCATCAGCCGTTTTATGAGACCAGCTATTTATAAAACAAAGCTGCCTAAAGAAAAGTCGGCTTTGATTGTGGCCTCTGTGTGCTCTAACACAGGTACGCTGCTTCCCTTTGGCTTAATGTTAATCTTTGTCAGCGGCCTGATTTCAGCCCTGGACATGGACGGATTCACTATATATTTATCCAGCTGGCCCTACTTTTTCTTTGCATTTATTTCTATTATTATGGCCGGGCTGATTGCCTTTGGGATTTTTCCGGATTTAGGGCGTATGAAAAAGATTGAATATGCAATGAAAACCAGCGCCACAGATGAGGTTTTTACAGATGATGAGGAAATGAGAGACGTTTTAGGCGGACCGGAGGTAAAGGCAGACATTTGGGCGTTTATTCTTCCTATTACGCTTTTGTTAATTGGTCTGGCCTCTGTCTCCATGCTTATTGGAAAGCCAACAATTACTGCCGGTATTTTAATCGGAACAGTAACAGCGGCTGTATATGACCTTGTGAAAGGCAGCGTTTCTTTTAACAAGCTGACTGGCTGTATAGTCAGAGGCTTTCAGGACATGGCGGGGATTTACCTGATTTTGGTGTTTGCCTTTGCATTTGGAATTGTAGTAACAGATTTAGGATTTGCAGGCTATATGGTAAATATGGTAAGCGGATTTTTAAGTATTCATCTGGTTCCTTTAATTACATTCCTTTTGTGCTGTATTATTTCCTATGCCACAGGAAGTTTAAGCGCGTCAGCTGTTATTGTAGTGCCGTTAAGCCTGCCATTGGCTGTTACTACAGGAGCCAGTCTGCCTTTAACTACAGCGGCTATGCTTAGCGGATCATTATTTGGGGATCAGTCTTCCCCTATTTCAGACAATGTAATTCTTCCGGCTACCTCAGCGGGAGTAGATCCAGTAGATTTATCAAAAATATTGGCCCCATACCGTCTCATTACCCTTGTGATTTGTACTGCTCTGTACGGGATTTTAGGCTTTATTTTATAACCAGGTCAATATAATTTTAAATTATAAGAACAGAGGGGAAGGTGGGAAAAACAGTGAGAAGATTTTCTATGGAAGGGGACAATCCTGACAGATTTAGATTCCGCACAGATGAAAAGGAAATGGAGCGGCGCTGGAAAGTAACCAGAGAGGCTATGAAGAAAAATGAAATAGACTGTCTGGTGCTGTGGGGAGATAATCAGATTTTTGGCGGTGTTCAGAAGTATTTAACTGATCTTCAGGTGCCTGTTTACCCTCACGGATTTTTATTTTCCCAGGAGGGGATCAGCATAGTGGGCCATGGAGATTGGGGCGGAAAGGCCTGTGGAGATTACCAGTGCTGCAGGCAGACATTAGACAATATTTCTGTACCGTTTCTGCCGTCCATTTGCTTTACAGATACTTATCCTGCAGAAGAATTCTGCAAAATTATCCGCCGCCACAAGTGGAAAAAAGTAGGCTTTGTAGCCATGAATATACTGCCTGCAGGCGTTTATAAATATATGACAGAGTCTTTAAAGGACGTGACCTTTACAGACGCTACGAATATGATGGATGAAATTAAGGCTGTAAAATCACCTTATGAGCTGGAGCAATGCGCCAGGGCAGTAGCTCTCCATGAGGATGTGCTGGCGGCAGTTCCGTCTATTCTCCGGGTGGGCAGAACGGAAAGAGAGGTGTCTTTGGCTCTCCGCCATTTGGCAGACGACATGTATTGCTCTGACTTTTTAGTGCTGACAGGGGCTCATCCTTACACGCCGGGAGGCAATCTGTATTTATATCAGAATAATAGAATTCAAAAGGGGGATTATGTGTATATTCTGGTAGAACTGGCCGGGCCGGGAGGAATCTGGGCCGAGCTGGGAAGAACCTATTGTATGGGAGAGCCTTCGCCGGCTATGGAGCAGGCATGGAGGGATGCAGTGCGCCTGGAAAATGATCTGGCTGCCATGTGCGTTCCCGGGGCGAATCCGGGAGATATTTTCCTGGAGGGAAACAGAAGACTGGCAGCAGCCGGATATGTGGAAGAAGGCCACTTTTATGCACATGGCCAGGGCTATGATATTGTAGACCGCCCTATATTCTGTCCGGAGGAGACAATGGTTCTGAAGGAAAATATGTATTTTTCCATGCATCCCAGATGTAAAAATAAGGATGCAGCAGCCATATGTATCGACAACTTCACAGTGACAAAACAAGGCGGAAAAAGAATCAGTCAGATTCCACAGAATTTGATTTCCATCGATTATTAAAGAAGGAACAGCCTGGAGAAGGAGGAAAACATGGTCAGAACGGCAAAGGAAATGGGTGTAAATCACTATGAAAATATGAGGGGAGGAAAGCTGGCCGTAGACGCGGCTAAGTTTTTGGAAGCAGAGGAGTCTTACGGGGCAGGTTCCTTTTTTGGAAGGGCAGTGATTCCGCCTGGAGGTTCCATCGGATACCACCAGCATACAGGAGAATATGAAATCTACTATATATTAGAGGGAACTGCAAAGGTAGTGGACGATGGGGAAGAGAGAATTCTGTGTCCAGGAGATATGATGCAGTGCCGGGATGGCAGCAGTCACAGTATAGAAAATGTAGGTGATAAAGAACTGGTATTTTTAGCCATGGTGCTTTATAATCATAATCAACAGTGACTTGCAGACGTAAAAAGAGTGTTGCAAAAGGAATTGGCGGCACTCTTTTTATATGTTTAGAAAGTGGAGAAAAATGGACTTACTAATTGCTTTTATAATATTTCTGGCCGGAGTACTGGCTTGTTTAACCTTAAAAGCCCCCTTACTTTATGCCCTTTTGCTGGGGCTTTTATGCTTTATTTCTGTAGGAATGAAAAGGGGATTTGCCTTTGCATCTCTTGGGAAAATGGCGTGGGATGGAGTAAAAACTTCATATACAGTGCTGCGGGTGCTGGTTTTAATCGGCTGTCTTACTGCTTTGTGGAGAGCCAGCGGAACCATTGCCTTTTTTGTTTATTACGGCATTAAAATGATTACCCCCAACTTATTTATTCTTATGGCATTTTTGCTGACTGCAGTGTTATCTTTTGGAATTGGCACTAGCTTTGGAGTCACAGGCACAGCAGGGGTTGTGCTGATGATTTTGGCAAGAAGCGGAGGAGTAAATGAAATAATAACTGCAGGGGCGATTATGAGCGGGGCGTATTTTGGGGAAAGATGTTCGCCGGCCTCCAGCTCTGCCCTGCTGGCAGTTACATTATCGAAAGCAGACAGCAGAGAAAACTTAAAAATAATGCTGAAGACAAGCATAATTCCCACTATTTTTACAATACTTATATATCTGTTCTTGTCATTGAGAAACCCTATTTCTTCGATTGACAGCGGAATTTTAAATGAAATGAAAACAGAGTTTTTCTTAACCTGGCCTGTACTGATTCCGGCAGCGGCGCTGCTGTGTCTGGCATTAGGAGGCATGAAAGTATTTTATGCTGTGGGAATCAGCGGACTTTTAGCTTTAGTTATATCAGTGTATGTTCAGGGAAAAAGCATAAAATCTGCACTTATGTGGGCGTTTTTCGGCTATTCTCCAGATTCAGAAATGTTAAAAGCCGTTTTTTTGGGAGGAGGCATTATATCTATGAAAAATGTTCTGGCCATTGTTATTATATCCAGCGCATATTCAGGGATTTTTAAAGGGACGGGGATGTTGGAGAAAATACAGAAACAGGCGGGAGTTCTTGGGGAGAAAATAGGCCGTTTTCCCGCTCAGCTTATAGTCAGCTTTTGCTCCGGCGGACTTTTTTGCAACCAGACAATAGGAATTATTATGGCAGAGCAAATGTTAGGCGGCGTTTACACAGATCCACAGGAGAAAGCGGCAGATGTGTGCAATTCTATTATTTTAACAGCTGGATTAATCCCCTGGTCTGTGGCGGCCACAGCTCCGTTAGCTATGCTGGGAGTAGGCACAGCGGCGATTTTTTACAGCGTTTTTCTGTATTTAGTGCCGATTGTATATTTATTTACGAAAAAAGAAGGAAAACAGCAGTAACAGTTTTTTGCAGCATAAGTAAATGGAGAGATTTATGAAATTAGAAGTCAGAGAATTAAGGAAAAAGGATTATAAAAAAGCTATACAGTCAGCCATTATAGGTATGCATTTTAACTGGTATACAGATAGCAAGTTAGCCGTAAATTTATACGGCAAATACTTTTGGTATTTGGAAATGACCCGTGCTACCCAGGTGATCGCCCTATATGCAGATGATAAATTTGCAGGCGTGCTGCTGGCTGAGATGAAGGGGGAGCATAAAAAGTTCCGCTCATTTTGGGGTTCTTTTTATGTAAAAGCATTTAATATGCTCCACAACTTGTTTACAAAGGGAGGGGTAAGCGTATATGAGGAAGCAAATGAAGAAATGTTTGCGCAATATACAAAAACCAACACTCCTGACGGGGAAATTATTTTTCTGGCCGCAAACCCTGAGATAAAGATGAAGGGAATAGGAAGCGCTTTACTCAGGGAATTTGCGAGCAGAAACAAGGGAAAAGAAATATATTTATATACAGATAATGCCTGCACCTATGAATTTTATGAGCATAGAGGCTTTCACCGCGTGGGGGAAAAGGATATTGTTTTACAGCTGGGAAAGAAGCAGGTGGATCTGCAGTGTCTTTTATACAGTAAGGTGCTGCTCTAATTTAAAGGCTTTTTTATGTTTGCTCTGATTTTTGAGGCTGCCGCTATTTTTGTTCTTTGAGGCTGACTGCTTGAAACGTTAACCCTCAGAAGCTCATAATACATGTTTCTGGCTTTATCCTTCAGCTCTTTAGAAAGATTTTCAATAATGGCATTATTAAGTCCTGATTCAGCTGTTTTATTTACATATTCCTGAAATTCGTTTTTTATAGAATTCCAGAGCCTTATATTTCTGGGGTAGTCTATTTCTATTTCATAGGACAAGCGTTCCATCTCCAACCATAATGATTGATCTTCATAAACTTCCCCTGCGTACGCTGCTATTTTGGGAATCGCATGTTCCATCGTATATGGCAGAAATACAGATATACATGGGCTGGACATGGAACCCCACCACACCGGAGACAACTTATGATCTATTTCTATAACCATGCTGGCAGCCGTTTTGCTGGAGATTTCATCCAGGTTGTGCATACAGATAGAGGCCATAATTCCGTCTGCCGGGCTCCAGCGGGGCTCAATTAATTCTCCTTCATAGTGATCTTTTAAAATTTGCTGCATGTAATTTGACGTAATGCTGCCCTGCCTTGCTTTTAAAAGCTGATTTAATCTTTTGTATCTTGGATATGAGGACCTGGTTTTAATATCTACTAAGCCATAGGCTTTAGCAAAGCTAAAGGGCTGGTCCCGATCTGCATATCCCATAGAAAAAGCGTATTCTTTTATATCCCCGGATTCTTCATCCCAATGCTCTTCGGTACTGTAGCAGTTGGATATGCCGGCAATATCTGTAACTTTTCTGGCCGCCCATCTGCGGTTTACAGTATCTAATATCCAGGCCTCCTTAGAATCTGCAATCAAAAAGGCATTATGATAGCGGTGTTCCATGTGAAGAGCCGCGTTTCCGCCCTGCCCGTATGTTTGCAGCAGATCAGTAATGATGTGTAAGGCTTCATAAGCTGTTTTTCCCCGTTCTAGTCCCAGACGCAGCAAATCCATGCCCAGCAAACCATTTTCATGTTCTTCTTTTTCTTTTGACCATACGGCCTCATTGCCAATAACTACCCCATATTCATTTATGCCATGCTCAAATCCCCACATCCAAAATGGCTGAGAACCCATTACTTTATATGTATGGCTTACCTGAGGAATAGAAATATATGTGCATTCCAAGGTAGTATTTGGAGGATAATTTTGGGCTTCATAGCTTCTAAGCGGCTGGGCCTCTCCTAATGGCCTATCGCTGTTTTTAGCAAAAATCACATTGCCGGACTTAGTACTATTTTTTAAAGCTACCATAGTATCACATGATAATAACAAATTCATATTTAATCTCCTTCTTTTGGTTTATCTAAAACAGTAAGTAAAGTTGCTGTAAAAATCAGGAAAGCTCCTATAATAATTTTAAAGGAAAGGGTTTCTGAAAAAATAACAATTCCCAGAAATACCCCTGTTGCAGGTTCCAGCATATTAATTACTGATGCTTTTACAGCTCCCAGAATTCTGATGCCCAGCATTAAAGTATAAAAAGCAAAAAAAGTACATAGTAAGCTGATAATAATCAGATTGCCCCACATAAGCAAATCGGAGGGAAAGCTTATAAAACCTGCAGGTATATTTGCCGCTCCCATATACATCGCTGCAAAGCAGCTGAGATAAAAAATATTATTCATAGGATTTAATGTACAGAAAGCAGCTTTTTTATTGGATACAACAAACATTGAGTATGTAACAGCCGACAGGAGGGCATATAAAATACCTGTCATAGAGATTTGGCCTTTAAAATCCACCATAAATCCAATTCCTGTAAATGCAAGAATACATGCTGCAATTTTTAAAAAAGTAGGTTTCTCCTTAAAAATAATTATCATAATAATCACAACAATCAGGGGATAAGCAAAATGCAATACAGTGGCCATTCCAACTGGAATATATACATAAGATAAAGTCAAAAGCTGGGCTGTTATACCAAAACCGAAAATGCCAAAAATAATCAATTGAACTATCTGGGGAAGTGTTACAGTCTGCCAGTTTTTAGTGAGCGTTAAAAACAAACCTGTAAATATACTGGTAAGTAAAAAGCGATAAAATACTACTGTCTCAGCATTCATTCCCATATTCAGCAGCAGCTTGGAAATAATCGGCATGATCCCATATGCAAAAGAGGCCGCTATTACTGAAATATATCCTTTAAGCATTGATTTGCTTTGATTGCCTGCTGTTTAATTCAGCGACAATCTGGTGCATTCTCTCTTCGTCTAATTTCCAGAAGATCATTAATGCGGCCATTAACAGATAAATACCTGCCGGGATCAGACAATAAATGTTTAAGATACCGCTTAAAGCTGCTGTGGACTGCTCTTGATTTGGAATGTAACCTGCCATATCAAGAAGCAGGCCTACAATTGTTCCGGAAAACGCCATGCCCATTTTCTGACAGAAGGTATAGAAGCCATAATTAACGGCTCTTACATTTTTTCCTGTCAGCCACATACCATAATCAGTGGTATCTGCTACCATAGTAAAGAAAATCGCTAAAGTAGCGCTCATTACAAACATACCTGCCCAGCATGTAGCAGCCACTACTACTGTATTTAACGGCATTAAATATCTAATTATGCTGGAAACAGCAAAAATCAATCCGCAGCCTTAAGGCTTTCTTTTTTCCTATTCTTTTAGCTACAGGCGCCACAGATAAAGCAGCTACAGCTGAAATTGGAGCTGAGATTCCCAGTATAACGCCCATTAATTTCGCTGATTTCAAATAATAATTAAAATAATATGTCATGGATGAAGTATAGATATAATAGCCAAGGGTTCTGCAGAAGAAAGCTCCGCTTACAACTAGTAGTTGTTTATTTGCAAAGATAGCCTTAAAATATTCTCTAACAGATACTTTTTCCCTTGCAACAGGGGCTTTCGCCCTTTCTACGATTCCCAGAACACAAATAATCGTACATAAGGTGGCAATCACTGCCAAAATAACGGCAATAGTCCCGTATGTGCTGTTATTTCCCTGAGTTCCGCTTTTTAAGTAGGGTGTAGCAATGGATATAATCAGAGACGGCACTGCTACAATGGCAAAACGAATAGAGTTGAGAAGCGTTCTCTCTTCCGTATTCTGGGACATTGTAGAGGCAAATGTATTAAAAGGAATGGCGTAGCAGGTATACATTAATGTCCAGAAGCAGTATGCTGCCAAGGCGAAAATAATCTGTTTCTGCGGGCTTAAATTGAAACGGGTGAACATAATAATAAATGCAATAGCTGTAGCAATAGAGCCAAATAAAATCCACCGTTTGTAATGTCCGTATTTATCAGATATATATCCTATAGCAATATCGTTCAGCCCGTCAAACACCCTGCTTCCCATAAAAATTAGGCCTGCCACAGTAGCAGAAATACCAAGCACATCTGTAAAAAAGACAATCGCAAATAACGCGATAAACTGCAGATAAACATTAGCCGTAATATCCCCGATACCATAACAAATCATTTCTCTCATTGATAATTTCTTACTTTCCAAGATATAACCCCCTTTGTATATTTTGTTATTTCACTTGCTCCTTGTTTCATAAAGACCACGGGCCCCAGTACATGTACACAATATATATAAAAGCAAAAACTGTGCCAAATAATAAAAAAGCCGCAAAGCTGGTATTTATATACAAAACGTTGTGTTTAACAATAAAAAATAGTAATGCTCGTGAAATACCTCGCAAACTATTTGCTACCCAAACGAAGCGATAGCGGAGTTCGGGTTTCCCGTAGTTTTTTATGGAACGAGGGACGAGTGAAATAAAAAATGGAAATCCTTTTTGCGCCAAAATTTCTGGCATGCCAAAAGAATTTCCACTTTCTTTTATAATCGCAAATTATATTTTTTCATTTTGTACTGCAAAGCCTGGCGGGTAATTTCAAGTTCTTTTGCAGTTGCAGTAATATTCTTTTTATTTCTATTTAAGGCTTGTAGCAAAACCATTTTTTCATAATTATCCATGGTTTCCTTTAAACCTACATCAGTCCTTCCCGCAGCTTCTTCTGCGAAATACTCTTCCTTCTGCGGCTTGGAAGCCTCTGTGAAAAATTTCCTGTAATAGTATGCAATATTTTTCAACTGCAATATTTTTATATTTTGCTCTGAAATAGAATAAGCGCTTTCAATTACATGCTGCAGTTCCCTTACATTTCCCGGCCAGCTATATTTTTTAAATTCTTCCATTAGACTATGGTCCACACATTCAATATTAAGTCTATATTCTTGGTTGAACTTTTGGAGATAATATTTACAGAGCAGCGGTATATCGCTGACCCTCTGCCTAAGGGGAGGAATATGAAGAATGCAGGAGGATAGACGATAATATAAATCCTGCCGCAGACGCTGCTCCTTTATGCATTTCTGGGGATCTTCATTTAACGCGCACAGAATACGGCAGGATATATGGATTGCTTTCTCTGAGCCGATTCTGGTGACTTTTTTATCCTCCAGCACCTTTAAAAGCTTAGCCTGAAGCCGAATATCCATACTGTTGATCTCATCTAAAAATAATGTTCCTTTTTCCGCCTGCTCAAACAGACCGGCCATATTTTCTGCTCCTGTAAAGGCACCTTTGGCAGTGCCAAAAAACATGCTTTCCAGCAATGTAGACGGTATAGCGGCGCAATTTACTGAGATAAAAGGCCCATTTTGATAGGGACTGGCATTGTGAATACTTTGGGCAAATAATTCCTTTCCCGTGCCGGTTTCTCCAAAAATCAGCACTGTAGTCTGATTTTTTGCCACATTCCTGGCATTAGAAATAGCTTCTATAAAATTTATATCATTTCCTATAATACTGTTAAAAGTATACTTTGTACCATTTGTCATTTTTTCTTTATGAAAATAAGTATACAGCTCCAGACTTTGATCAATATTTTTCTTCAGCGCAGGCAGGTTTTTGATTAAAGAATATACGGCAACCGTTTTTTTATCTATGTTAACAGGGAACATTCTCTCTACAACATTCATCATTTTATGGGATTCTCTTATCATATACTGATTCAGATATTCGTTGGCCGGGATTCCGGTATTTAAAACTGCCGCGTGCTTACTATGAGTATTTTTTGTATGAATATATATATCTTCCATACGTTTTCCCAAACAGGTTTTAGAATCAATTCCTTCAATGGCCTCCGCTGCTTTATTG
The window above is part of the Lachnoclostridium edouardi genome. Proteins encoded here:
- a CDS encoding type II toxin-antitoxin system PemK/MazF family toxin, whose product is MGKDREQDKCTQIIERGDLFYADLSPVTGSEQGGVRPVVVIQNNVGNKYSPTVIVTVMTSKMTKAMLPTHVYLKEETSGLKQDSVVLTEQIRTIDKNRLREYIGHLGEIQMEHVDKALAISLGCVFQTMAGRKYRTA
- a CDS encoding LysR family transcriptional regulator; the protein is MQLQHLKYFLQIAETGSMNKAADQLFVSQPSLSKVISCMEAELNIKIFERNNRGVSLTEDGKKLYMYTKNILNQFDLISKISTEEIPSVISVSVYPNLLSTSLLSQYYSLYQGKNIIFTLRESRINQIAEDVSGLRSEIGVLHINNAQSKEVYRLLDYHNLEFHLVATDTWYAVVGPNNPLFHSSAVNMRQLLNYTVVRPPDDYFSALTTYLIIDGVSLSEFKRAVYLNNGAATINLMKETDIFAFSLWLSRPDYERHGLKVIPIENCDVSVEMGWIKRCKERLSSEAQTFVSLLQKYYGKEKI
- a CDS encoding tryptophanase; amino-acid sequence: MANKYVPEPFRIKMVEPIKMLTRQEREEKIKEAHYNMFGLKGEDCYIDLLTDSGTNAMSSFQWAGVMQGDEAYAGASSYYRLRAAGQDIFGYQYIQPVHQGRAAEKVLFPVLLGPGKFAVSNMFFDTTRAHVELAGARAIDCVVEEAKNPAKRAPFKGNMDVKKLEELILEHGAENIGLVVMTITNNSAGGQPVSLENMRQVSQICKKYNIPLDIDAARFAENAYFVKRDEEECKNMSIKEIIRCMFSYGDMFTMSAKKDGIVNIGGLIGIKDEKSPLILKIKANCISYEGFYTYGGLAGRDMEALAIGLYEGINDDYLEYRIGQMEYLASRLDDAGIAYQSPVGGHGVFVDAAAMFPQIPYYEFPGQVLGVELYKEAGIRACDIGSYMLGNDPDTGKQLHADFEFTRLAIPRRVYTQAHLDIIADALIAIKERAGQINHGYRITWEPPILRHFQAHLEPVQQ
- a CDS encoding Na+/H+ antiporter NhaC family protein, yielding MNTFLSVIPPVVVIVLALCSKNVLASLFVGIVIGSVILNGAGFIPPIVDEYFIRGIGSNGSILMCMMLLGIMLNFIKQGGGFKAFAEWSEKRIKSSRQTAISIFFISLLLGVAGSLGQISISRFMRPAIYKTKLPKEKSALIVASVCSNTGTLLPFGLMLIFVSGLISALDMDGFTIYLSSWPYFFFAFISIIMAGLIAFGIFPDLGRMKKIEYAMKTSATDEVFTDDEEMRDVLGGPEVKADIWAFILPITLLLIGLASVSMLIGKPTITAGILIGTVTAAVYDLVKGSVSFNKLTGCIVRGFQDMAGIYLILVFAFAFGIVVTDLGFAGYMVNMVSGFLSIHLVPLITFLLCCIISYATGSLSASAVIVVPLSLPLAVTTGASLPLTTAAMLSGSLFGDQSSPISDNVILPATSAGVDPVDLSKILAPYRLITLVICTALYGILGFIL
- a CDS encoding M24 family metallopeptidase, encoding MRRFSMEGDNPDRFRFRTDEKEMERRWKVTREAMKKNEIDCLVLWGDNQIFGGVQKYLTDLQVPVYPHGFLFSQEGISIVGHGDWGGKACGDYQCCRQTLDNISVPFLPSICFTDTYPAEEFCKIIRRHKWKKVGFVAMNILPAGVYKYMTESLKDVTFTDATNMMDEIKAVKSPYELEQCARAVALHEDVLAAVPSILRVGRTEREVSLALRHLADDMYCSDFLVLTGAHPYTPGGNLYLYQNNRIQKGDYVYILVELAGPGGIWAELGRTYCMGEPSPAMEQAWRDAVRLENDLAAMCVPGANPGDIFLEGNRRLAAAGYVEEGHFYAHGQGYDIVDRPIFCPEETMVLKENMYFSMHPRCKNKDAAAICIDNFTVTKQGGKRISQIPQNLISIDY
- a CDS encoding cupin domain-containing protein, with translation MVRTAKEMGVNHYENMRGGKLAVDAAKFLEAEESYGAGSFFGRAVIPPGGSIGYHQHTGEYEIYYILEGTAKVVDDGEERILCPGDMMQCRDGSSHSIENVGDKELVFLAMVLYNHNQQ